In Lysobacter lycopersici, a genomic segment contains:
- the thiE gene encoding thiamine phosphate synthase, giving the protein MSKPRLKRGPTLRKGLYLVTPDATDPSCLRERVLPLLPFTACLQLRCKSMGRERLREAASLLRADCRGAGVPFIVNDDARLAHEIGADGVHLGEHDGAIAEARALLGGNAIIGASCYDDMGRALDAAEAGADYLAFGAFFPSPTKPNARRASIDLLRDSSELGLPRVAIGGITPDNARLLVDAGADLVAVISGVFDAPDPAKAARAYLSCFDIENA; this is encoded by the coding sequence ATGTCGAAACCACGGCTCAAGCGCGGCCCCACGCTTCGAAAAGGCTTGTACCTCGTCACGCCCGACGCGACCGATCCTTCGTGCCTGCGCGAACGCGTGTTGCCGCTACTGCCGTTCACGGCCTGCCTGCAGTTGCGCTGCAAGTCGATGGGCCGCGAACGATTGCGCGAAGCCGCTTCGTTGCTGCGCGCGGACTGCCGCGGCGCCGGCGTGCCGTTCATCGTCAACGACGACGCCCGGCTCGCGCACGAAATCGGTGCCGATGGCGTGCACCTGGGCGAACACGACGGCGCCATCGCCGAGGCGCGCGCCCTGCTCGGCGGGAACGCGATCATCGGCGCGTCCTGCTACGACGACATGGGCCGCGCCCTCGACGCAGCGGAAGCCGGCGCGGATTACCTCGCGTTCGGCGCCTTCTTCCCCTCGCCGACCAAGCCGAATGCGCGTCGCGCGAGCATCGATCTGCTGCGCGACAGCAGCGAGCTCGGCCTCCCGCGCGTGGCGATCGGCGGCATCACCCCGGACAATGCACGGCTGCTGGTCGACGCCGGCGCCGACCTGGTCGCGGTGATCAGCGGCGTGTTCGACGCGCCGGATCCAGCCAAAGCCGCACGCGCCTATCTTTCCTGTTTCGATATCGAGAACGCATGA
- a CDS encoding VOC family protein, giving the protein MKYLHTMVRVRDLDASLRFYCQGLGLRETRRIENQVGRYTLVFVAADETPDAEIELTYNWPDEAGKTEDYGSARNFGHLAFRVADIYATCERLQAMGYAINRPPRDGHMAFVRSPDLVSVELLQDGQLPPREPWASMPNTGSW; this is encoded by the coding sequence ATGAAATACCTGCACACCATGGTCCGCGTGCGCGACCTCGATGCCTCGCTGCGGTTCTACTGCCAAGGCCTCGGCCTGCGCGAAACCCGGCGGATCGAAAACCAGGTGGGCCGCTACACGCTGGTCTTCGTCGCCGCGGACGAAACGCCGGATGCGGAAATCGAGTTGACCTACAACTGGCCGGATGAAGCCGGGAAAACCGAGGACTACGGCAGCGCGCGCAATTTCGGCCACCTCGCGTTCCGCGTCGCCGATATCTATGCCACGTGCGAACGCCTGCAGGCGATGGGTTACGCGATCAACCGCCCGCCGCGCGACGGGCACATGGCGTTCGTGCGTTCGCCGGACCTGGTCTCGGTCGAGCTGTTGCAGGACGGCCAACTGCCGCCGCGCGAGCCGTGGGCGTCGATGCCGAATACGGGAAGCTGGTGA
- a CDS encoding protein kinase family protein has protein sequence MQPAGDIEIEALKADSFGRIALMQGADGTRFVRRDLRHVPWWLRLPAWALARREARALRRVRHLPSMPHLLCWDGRVLDRSYLDGAAMHQRPPRGDARWFRDAHRLLQRLHRAGIAHNDLAKEANWLVLADGSPGLTDFQLAVAGPPRARRMRLLFREDLRHLLKHKRTYCPEALTPTEKHLLKRHSWLRDAWFATGKPVYRFITRKLLRWEDNEGQGPKP, from the coding sequence ATGCAACCGGCCGGCGACATCGAAATCGAGGCATTAAAGGCGGACAGCTTCGGCCGCATCGCGCTGATGCAAGGCGCGGACGGCACGCGCTTCGTGCGCCGCGACCTGCGCCACGTGCCGTGGTGGCTGCGCTTGCCGGCATGGGCACTGGCGCGGCGCGAGGCGCGCGCGCTGCGTCGGGTGCGCCATCTTCCGTCCATGCCGCACCTGTTGTGCTGGGACGGCCGCGTGCTCGACCGCAGTTACCTCGATGGCGCGGCGATGCACCAGCGACCGCCGCGCGGCGATGCGCGCTGGTTCCGCGACGCGCACCGCCTGTTGCAGCGCCTGCATCGCGCCGGCATCGCCCACAACGACCTCGCCAAGGAAGCGAACTGGCTGGTGCTCGCCGACGGTTCGCCCGGGCTCACCGACTTCCAGCTCGCGGTCGCCGGCCCGCCGCGCGCGCGCCGGATGCGCCTGTTGTTCCGCGAGGACCTGCGCCACCTGCTCAAGCACAAGCGCACCTATTGCCCGGAAGCATTGACGCCGACCGAGAAACACCTGTTGAAACGGCATTCGTGGTTGCGCGACGCATGGTTCGCCACCGGCAAACCGGTGTATCGCTTCATCACCCGCAAATTGCTGCGTTGGGAAGACAACGAAGGACAGGGACCGAAGCCATGA
- the hemL gene encoding glutamate-1-semialdehyde 2,1-aminomutase — MNTERSHELFSRAQTLMPGGVNSPVRAFKSVGGEPFFVQRADGPCLFDVDGNRYIDYVGSWGPMIVGHNHPKVLEAVIDTARNGLSFGTPNPLEVTMAETIARLIPSCEMTRMVNSGTEATLSAIRLARGATGRSRIVKFEGCYHGHGDSFLVKAGSGALTFGVPTSPGVPKALADLTLTLAYNDFDGATKLFDECGSDIAGLIVEPVVGNANCLPPRDGYLRHLRDLCTQHGALLIFDEVMTGFRVALGGAQARYGVTADLVTFGKVIGGGMPVGAYGGRRELMQQIAPSGPIYQAGTLSGNPVAMAAGLAMLELIQVPGFHESLEAKTNALCDGLETAAREAGVPFTTQRVGGMFGMFFSAEKVDTYAQALACNTAAFNRFFHAMLDRGVYLAPSAFEAGFMSSAHDDAVIAATIEAARGAFVEAKSA; from the coding sequence ATGAACACCGAACGCTCGCACGAACTCTTTTCCCGCGCGCAAACCCTGATGCCCGGCGGCGTGAACTCGCCGGTGCGCGCGTTCAAGTCGGTGGGCGGCGAACCGTTCTTCGTGCAACGCGCGGACGGACCCTGCCTGTTCGACGTCGACGGCAACCGCTACATCGACTACGTCGGTTCCTGGGGACCGATGATCGTCGGCCACAACCATCCGAAGGTGCTGGAAGCGGTGATCGACACCGCGCGCAACGGCCTGTCGTTCGGCACCCCGAACCCGCTGGAAGTCACGATGGCCGAAACCATCGCGCGGCTGATCCCGAGTTGCGAAATGACGCGCATGGTCAACTCCGGTACGGAGGCCACGCTGTCGGCCATCCGCCTCGCCCGCGGCGCGACCGGCCGCAGCCGCATCGTCAAGTTCGAAGGCTGCTACCACGGCCATGGCGATTCCTTCCTGGTCAAGGCCGGCAGCGGCGCGCTGACCTTCGGCGTGCCGACCTCGCCCGGCGTGCCGAAAGCGCTGGCGGATCTGACGCTGACGCTGGCCTACAACGATTTCGATGGCGCGACGAAGCTGTTCGACGAATGCGGAAGCGATATCGCCGGCCTGATCGTTGAACCGGTCGTGGGCAACGCCAATTGCCTGCCGCCGCGCGACGGCTACCTGCGACATTTGCGCGATCTCTGCACGCAGCACGGCGCATTGCTGATCTTCGACGAAGTGATGACCGGTTTCCGCGTGGCGCTCGGCGGCGCGCAGGCACGTTACGGCGTGACCGCGGACCTGGTCACGTTCGGCAAGGTGATCGGTGGTGGCATGCCCGTCGGCGCCTACGGCGGCAGGCGCGAGCTGATGCAGCAGATCGCGCCGAGCGGCCCGATCTACCAGGCCGGAACGCTCAGCGGCAATCCGGTGGCGATGGCCGCGGGCCTGGCGATGCTGGAACTGATCCAGGTGCCTGGTTTCCACGAATCGCTGGAAGCGAAGACGAATGCGCTTTGCGATGGCCTCGAAACCGCTGCGCGCGAAGCCGGCGTGCCGTTCACCACGCAACGCGTCGGCGGCATGTTCGGCATGTTCTTCAGCGCGGAAAAGGTTGATACGTACGCGCAGGCGCTGGCCTGCAACACCGCCGCGTTCAACCGTTTCTTCCACGCCATGCTCGATCGCGGCGTGTACCTGGCGCCGTCCGCGTTCGAAGCCGGCTTCATGTCCAGCGCGCACGACGATGCGGTGATCGCCGCGACCATCGAGGCGGCGCGCGGCGCGTTCGTCGAGGCGAAATCGGCATGA
- a CDS encoding SDR family oxidoreductase, which produces MTTLAGKTLFITGASRGIGLAIATRAARDGANVAIAAKSSVPNPKLPGTIHSAVEAVNEAGGRGLALKCDIREEDEVRTAVDATVAAFGGIDILVNNASAIWLRGALDTPMKRFDLMQQVNARGSFLCAQACLPHLLESANPHILTLAPPPSLDPKWWAPHTGYTLAKMGMSFVTLGLAGEFGAQGVAVNALWPRTVIATDAINMIPGVDARNCRTPQIVADAAHAVLVRDARGFSGNFLIDEDVLRVAGETDFGQYAVEPGRPLLPDLFL; this is translated from the coding sequence ATGACCACACTCGCCGGTAAAACCCTGTTCATCACCGGCGCCTCGCGCGGCATCGGCCTCGCCATCGCCACGCGCGCGGCGCGCGACGGGGCCAATGTCGCGATCGCGGCGAAGTCCTCAGTACCGAATCCCAAGTTGCCCGGCACCATCCACAGCGCGGTCGAGGCGGTGAACGAAGCTGGCGGGCGCGGCCTCGCATTGAAATGCGACATTCGCGAGGAAGACGAAGTCCGCACCGCAGTCGACGCGACGGTCGCGGCATTCGGCGGCATCGACATCCTCGTCAACAACGCCAGCGCGATCTGGCTGCGCGGCGCGCTGGACACGCCGATGAAGCGCTTCGACCTGATGCAGCAGGTCAACGCGCGCGGCAGCTTCCTGTGCGCGCAAGCCTGCCTGCCGCACCTGCTCGAGTCCGCGAATCCGCACATCCTCACCCTGGCGCCGCCGCCTTCGCTGGATCCGAAATGGTGGGCACCGCACACCGGCTATACGCTGGCGAAGATGGGCATGAGCTTCGTCACCCTCGGGCTTGCCGGCGAATTCGGCGCGCAGGGCGTGGCGGTCAATGCGTTGTGGCCGCGCACCGTGATCGCCACCGATGCGATCAACATGATCCCCGGCGTCGATGCGCGTAATTGCCGCACGCCGCAGATCGTCGCCGATGCCGCGCATGCGGTGCTGGTTCGCGATGCGCGCGGCTTCAGCGGCAACTTCCTGATCGACGAGGACGTGCTGCGCGTAGCGGGCGAAACCGATTTCGGGCAATACGCGGTCGAACCCGGGCGGCCGCTGCTGCCCGATCTGTTCCTGTAG
- a CDS encoding HAD family hydrolase: protein MKRPACVLFDLDHTLVHYDHAVRVRTLAERCGVEPQRVLDALTLSGLERNSDLGLFDAEGHARELSRRLGVALSLDDCIAARTASMAPIEDCVAMAHAVARNAQVAILTNNGLMVRDHLHALCPTLSPLFDGRVFCSAEFGAGKPDPAIFLRSAERLGVSPGDILFIDDKAANAEAARHVGMDALHYAGPQALRVSLRERGLLENATEEIAHAS from the coding sequence ATGAAGCGCCCGGCCTGCGTGCTGTTCGATCTCGACCACACGCTGGTGCACTACGACCATGCCGTGCGCGTTCGCACGCTGGCCGAACGCTGCGGCGTAGAACCGCAGCGGGTGCTGGACGCGCTGACGCTTTCCGGGCTGGAACGCAATAGCGACCTCGGCCTGTTCGACGCGGAAGGCCATGCGCGCGAGCTTTCGCGCCGACTCGGCGTTGCGCTTTCGCTGGACGACTGCATCGCCGCGCGCACCGCCTCGATGGCGCCGATTGAGGATTGCGTGGCGATGGCCCATGCCGTGGCGCGGAACGCGCAAGTCGCGATCCTGACCAACAACGGGCTGATGGTGCGCGACCACCTGCACGCGCTGTGCCCGACGCTGTCGCCGCTGTTCGATGGTCGCGTGTTCTGTTCCGCCGAATTCGGCGCCGGCAAGCCGGACCCGGCGATTTTCCTGCGCAGCGCGGAACGCCTCGGCGTATCACCCGGCGACATCCTGTTCATCGACGACAAGGCCGCGAATGCGGAAGCCGCGCGCCACGTCGGCATGGACGCGCTGCACTACGCCGGCCCGCAAGCCTTGCGCGTTTCCCTGCGCGAACGCGGCTTGCTCGAAAACGCCACGGAGGAAATCGCGCATGCGTCCTGA
- a CDS encoding bifunctional DedA family/phosphatase PAP2 family protein — protein sequence MQALHVDALVAWIGAHPLAAGGLVFLIAFCDALAVVGIVVPALPLLFAVGVMIGLGHVSGPYALAAAACGAFAGDALSFWIGRRFGPRLRGMWPFSRYPQLLDRGERLFRRHGSKGIVIARFVGAVRPFVPAVAGMLRMPLRRYLPMSAFAAVAWAACFLAPGWLFGASYDAVAAVADRLALALLALLAALALAWAAVLYTWRWFAGHADRLLAQLLRWSRAHPRLGRYAQAMVDPNRPESASLLVLATMLLAIGWAGFAWLAAVLARGGPLLLDRWVDASMRTLRNPLADRLMAALASLGDREVLVPACALALLWLLWRKRWMAAVHWLAALGFGLGLTALLGASIHMPAPPGANAAFGFPSIAVTMATIAFGFFAILIARELPGRRRVWPYLLAAVVVATLGFARLYLGMHWLSDIAGGALLGIAWLLLLGLAYRRHVARSFWMRPLAWTFYGAFAVAALWHAPRAATPLLARLESSPPAVRSIDADAWWAGTAAVPAPEARRRLDVQVAGPLQPLAQRLRERGWRAQRQANWVDVLGLLDEERAASEQPVLPGTLDAQAETLLLRRRGPRPGTLQVLRLWRVPTRLGDGTPLWLGGTQALAWTQPLHAFGLWRPVDDGGAAHDALRAALGDAFPVRESDIDGTRVLRVRTDAAATQAERVPK from the coding sequence ATGCAGGCCCTGCACGTCGATGCCCTCGTCGCCTGGATCGGAGCGCACCCGCTCGCCGCGGGCGGGCTGGTGTTCCTGATCGCGTTCTGCGACGCGCTCGCCGTGGTGGGCATCGTGGTGCCGGCGCTGCCGCTGCTGTTCGCGGTCGGGGTGATGATCGGGCTCGGCCACGTGTCCGGGCCGTACGCGCTCGCGGCCGCGGCCTGCGGCGCCTTCGCCGGCGACGCGCTGAGTTTCTGGATCGGCCGGCGTTTCGGCCCGCGCCTGCGCGGCATGTGGCCGTTTTCGCGCTATCCGCAATTGCTCGACCGCGGCGAACGCCTGTTCCGGCGCCACGGCAGCAAGGGCATCGTCATCGCGCGCTTCGTAGGCGCGGTGCGGCCGTTCGTGCCCGCGGTCGCCGGCATGCTGCGGATGCCGCTGCGCCGCTACCTGCCGATGAGCGCGTTCGCCGCCGTCGCCTGGGCCGCGTGCTTCCTCGCGCCGGGCTGGCTGTTCGGCGCGTCCTACGATGCGGTGGCCGCGGTCGCGGATCGCCTCGCGCTGGCCTTGCTCGCGTTGCTGGCCGCGCTCGCGCTGGCGTGGGCGGCAGTGCTGTACACGTGGCGCTGGTTCGCCGGCCACGCCGACCGCCTGCTCGCGCAACTCCTGCGCTGGTCGCGCGCGCATCCGCGGCTGGGGCGTTACGCGCAAGCGATGGTCGATCCCAACCGGCCGGAATCGGCTTCGTTGCTGGTGCTCGCGACGATGCTGCTCGCCATCGGCTGGGCGGGTTTTGCGTGGCTGGCCGCGGTGCTCGCGCGCGGCGGTCCGTTGCTGCTGGATCGCTGGGTCGACGCGAGCATGCGCACGCTGCGCAATCCGCTCGCAGACCGCTTGATGGCGGCGCTGGCATCGCTGGGCGACCGCGAGGTGCTGGTGCCGGCCTGCGCGCTCGCGCTGCTGTGGCTGCTGTGGCGAAAGCGCTGGATGGCGGCCGTGCACTGGCTGGCCGCGCTCGGCTTCGGGCTTGGGCTCACCGCGTTGCTCGGCGCGTCGATCCACATGCCGGCGCCGCCCGGTGCGAACGCCGCATTCGGCTTCCCGTCCATCGCGGTGACGATGGCGACGATCGCGTTCGGTTTCTTCGCGATCCTGATCGCGCGCGAACTGCCGGGCCGCCGGCGCGTATGGCCCTACCTGCTCGCCGCGGTGGTGGTGGCGACGCTCGGCTTCGCCCGGCTCTACCTCGGCATGCACTGGCTCAGCGACATCGCCGGCGGCGCGCTGCTCGGCATCGCGTGGTTGCTGTTGCTCGGCCTTGCCTATCGCCGCCACGTCGCGCGTTCGTTCTGGATGCGGCCGCTGGCGTGGACGTTCTACGGCGCATTCGCCGTCGCCGCGTTGTGGCATGCGCCGCGCGCGGCCACGCCCTTGCTCGCGCGCCTGGAATCGTCGCCGCCGGCCGTGCGATCCATCGATGCGGACGCGTGGTGGGCCGGAACCGCGGCCGTTCCCGCGCCCGAAGCGCGCCGCAGGCTCGACGTGCAGGTCGCCGGCCCGCTGCAACCGCTCGCGCAACGGCTGCGCGAACGCGGCTGGCGCGCGCAACGGCAGGCGAACTGGGTCGACGTGCTCGGCCTGCTCGACGAGGAACGCGCGGCGTCCGAGCAACCCGTGCTGCCCGGCACCCTGGACGCGCAGGCGGAAACCCTGCTGCTGCGTCGCCGCGGTCCGCGTCCCGGCACCCTGCAGGTCCTGCGCCTGTGGCGCGTGCCGACACGGCTTGGCGATGGCACGCCGCTATGGCTCGGCGGCACGCAAGCGCTGGCCTGGACGCAGCCGTTGCATGCGTTCGGGCTGTGGCGGCCGGTCGACGACGGCGGCGCGGCGCACGATGCGCTGCGCGCGGCGCTCGGCGACGCGTTCCCCGTGCGCGAATCGGACATCGACGGCACGCGCGTGCTGCGCGTGCGCACCGATGCGGCGGCAACTCAGGCGGAACGCGTTCCGAAATAG
- a CDS encoding S1 family peptidase → MHRLVFAPLALAVAMIAASTPALAADNVSPALRAAMQRDLGLTSTQLSQYLKIERLSEQSKGLEKQQGSHFAGSWIERQGNGDFRFVVATTSAGAQKAPAGVEIRNARHTLADLDSSKGQLDLQLTQGTRVPRGVYGWYVDVQSNSVVVSVGKGGQQAGVDFVARSGADARTVRFVVEAEQPSLRATAKGGLGYLRDPGDGYLYACSIGFNVAKGSTPGYVSAGHCGDAGEPTYLEGPAGTGPQWTLGPKIGTFQASNFPNPGQTGNDWSWIAISSGNTQSATVYGWGKGDVTVKGSTAAAVGAAICRSGRTTGWQCGTIQAKGQTVNYSSGETILNLTRTTACSEGGDSGGSFITSVGQAQGVLSGGSGSCKGRHRNSRSYFQPLLPILSAYGLTLKTG, encoded by the coding sequence ATGCACAGACTCGTTTTCGCACCGTTGGCGCTCGCCGTCGCGATGATCGCCGCCTCCACGCCCGCGCTGGCCGCGGACAACGTCTCGCCCGCATTGAGGGCCGCGATGCAGCGCGACCTCGGGCTGACATCCACCCAGCTTTCGCAGTACCTGAAGATCGAACGCCTTTCCGAGCAGTCGAAGGGGCTGGAAAAGCAGCAGGGCAGCCATTTCGCCGGTAGCTGGATCGAGCGGCAGGGCAACGGCGATTTCCGCTTCGTGGTCGCCACCACGTCGGCCGGCGCGCAGAAGGCGCCTGCCGGCGTCGAAATCCGCAACGCGCGCCACACCCTCGCCGACCTGGATTCGTCCAAGGGCCAGCTCGACCTGCAACTCACGCAAGGCACCAGGGTGCCCAGGGGCGTATACGGCTGGTACGTCGACGTGCAGAGCAACAGCGTCGTCGTCAGCGTCGGCAAGGGCGGCCAGCAGGCCGGGGTCGATTTCGTCGCGCGCAGCGGCGCCGATGCCCGCACCGTGCGCTTCGTCGTCGAAGCGGAGCAGCCGAGCCTCCGCGCCACGGCGAAAGGCGGCCTGGGTTACCTGCGCGATCCCGGCGACGGTTACTTGTACGCCTGCTCGATCGGCTTCAACGTCGCCAAGGGCAGCACCCCGGGCTACGTGAGTGCCGGCCACTGCGGCGATGCCGGCGAACCGACGTACCTGGAAGGCCCGGCCGGAACCGGTCCGCAATGGACGCTCGGTCCGAAGATCGGGACCTTCCAGGCGTCCAACTTCCCGAACCCCGGCCAGACCGGCAACGATTGGTCGTGGATCGCGATCTCGTCCGGCAACACCCAGTCGGCGACGGTCTACGGTTGGGGCAAGGGCGACGTGACCGTGAAGGGCAGCACCGCTGCCGCCGTCGGCGCGGCCATCTGCCGTTCCGGCCGCACCACGGGCTGGCAATGCGGCACCATCCAGGCCAAGGGCCAGACGGTGAACTACAGCAGCGGCGAAACCATCCTCAACCTGACGCGCACCACCGCGTGTTCGGAAGGCGGCGACTCCGGCGGCTCGTTCATCACCAGCGTCGGCCAGGCACAGGGCGTGCTGTCGGGCGGCAGCGGCAGTTGCAAGGGCAGGCACCGGAATTCCCGCAGCTATTTCCAGCCGCTGCTGCCGATCCTGTCGGCCTACGGCCTGACGCTCAAGACCGGCTGA
- a CDS encoding trans-sulfuration enzyme family protein has product MRPETIAVHVGNEADPATGAVAPPIHLTTTFRHGPSGERVAGYEYQREGNPTNDRLREALAALEGGEEALTFASGMASMTTLLESLPNGARVLFPDDCYSGLRMLFREFLPERGIVADIVDMSDLAAVRAACAQPIAMLWIETPSNPRMKISDIAALADIGHAAGALVVADNTFATPLLQRPLALGADITMHSTTKYFGGHSDVLGGALAFARNDEFAARVAHRLHVTGAVLAPFNAWLTLRGCRSLGARMAMHCANARKVAEFLASHPKVERVNWPGLPSHPGHDVAAKQMRDFGGMMSVEVRGGREAALAVAGKLRVFTNATSLGGCESLVEHRASVEGPQPFSPQNLLRVSVGLEDAEDLIADLAQALI; this is encoded by the coding sequence ATGCGTCCTGAAACCATCGCGGTGCATGTCGGCAACGAGGCCGATCCCGCCACCGGTGCGGTCGCGCCGCCGATCCACCTCACCACGACCTTCCGCCACGGCCCCAGCGGCGAACGCGTCGCCGGCTACGAATACCAGCGCGAGGGCAACCCGACCAACGACCGACTGCGCGAGGCACTGGCCGCGCTCGAAGGCGGCGAGGAAGCGCTGACCTTCGCTTCAGGCATGGCGTCGATGACCACGCTGCTGGAATCGCTGCCGAACGGCGCGCGCGTGCTGTTCCCGGACGACTGCTATTCCGGCCTGCGCATGCTGTTCCGCGAATTCCTGCCGGAACGCGGCATCGTGGCCGACATCGTGGACATGTCCGACCTGGCCGCAGTGCGCGCGGCATGCGCGCAGCCCATCGCGATGCTGTGGATCGAAACGCCTTCGAATCCACGGATGAAGATCAGCGACATCGCCGCGCTGGCGGACATCGGCCATGCGGCCGGCGCGCTGGTCGTCGCGGACAACACTTTCGCCACGCCCTTGCTGCAGCGTCCGCTGGCGCTGGGCGCGGACATCACCATGCACTCGACCACCAAGTATTTCGGCGGCCACAGCGACGTGCTCGGCGGCGCGCTGGCGTTCGCCCGCAACGACGAGTTCGCTGCCAGGGTCGCGCACCGGCTGCACGTCACCGGCGCGGTGCTGGCGCCGTTCAACGCCTGGCTTACGCTGCGCGGCTGTCGTTCGCTCGGTGCGCGCATGGCGATGCACTGTGCCAACGCGCGCAAGGTCGCCGAATTCCTCGCTTCGCACCCCAAGGTCGAACGCGTGAACTGGCCGGGCCTGCCCTCGCATCCGGGACACGATGTCGCCGCGAAACAGATGCGCGATTTCGGCGGAATGATGAGCGTCGAAGTCCGCGGCGGGCGCGAAGCGGCGCTGGCGGTGGCCGGCAAGCTGCGCGTGTTCACCAATGCGACCTCGCTCGGCGGTTGCGAATCGCTGGTCGAGCACCGCGCCTCGGTCGAAGGCCCGCAACCGTTCTCGCCGCAGAACCTACTGCGGGTGTCGGTGGGGCTGGAAGATGCCGAGGACTTGATCGCCGATCTCGCCCAAGCCCTCATCTGA
- the mpl gene encoding UDP-N-acetylmuramate:L-alanyl-gamma-D-glutamyl-meso-diaminopimelate ligase, with protein MSDHPAKRIHILGIAGTFMGGVAALARELGFEVEGSDKDIYPPMSTQLETLGIALKQGYSPGNISAGCEEIVVGNALSRGNPAVEAVLDAGLRYTSGAQWLAEHVLPGRDTLAVAGTHGKTTTTTILSFLLQAAGREPGFLIGGVAEDFGASARIGTGREFVVEADEYDTAFFDKRSKFVHYRPLVAILNNLEYDHADIFPDVAAIQRQFHHLVRTVPGRGRLIVNGHDERLREVLAMGCWTPVERFGFDAAFEWSARKLREDGSAFAVVHDGNEVGTVEWPLLGDHNVSNGLAALAACNAVGVDIAAILPALADFRSVKRRLEVIGEADGIVVYDDFAHHPTAIATTLAGLRAKVGNARIVVAMEPRSNSMRLGAHAEALAPSLDGADAVVFLARPELPWDANKVVSALKGEGHVVADADALIAKLRTIARAGDHVVFMSNGGFDGAPRRFFAALRSRD; from the coding sequence ATGAGCGACCACCCTGCCAAGCGCATCCACATCCTCGGCATCGCCGGCACCTTCATGGGCGGCGTCGCCGCGCTCGCGCGCGAACTGGGCTTCGAGGTCGAAGGCAGCGACAAGGACATCTATCCGCCGATGTCCACCCAGCTGGAAACCCTCGGCATCGCGCTGAAGCAGGGTTATTCGCCCGGCAACATCTCCGCCGGTTGCGAAGAAATCGTCGTCGGAAACGCGCTTTCTCGCGGGAATCCCGCGGTCGAAGCGGTGCTCGATGCCGGCCTGCGCTACACCTCCGGCGCGCAGTGGCTGGCCGAACACGTGCTGCCCGGCCGCGACACGCTCGCCGTCGCCGGCACCCACGGCAAGACCACGACCACCACCATCCTCTCGTTCCTGCTGCAGGCCGCCGGTCGCGAACCGGGCTTCCTGATCGGCGGCGTGGCCGAGGATTTCGGCGCGTCCGCGCGCATCGGCACGGGCCGCGAATTCGTGGTCGAGGCGGATGAGTACGACACCGCGTTCTTCGACAAGCGCAGCAAGTTCGTGCACTACCGCCCGCTGGTCGCGATCCTCAACAACCTCGAATACGACCACGCCGACATCTTCCCGGACGTGGCCGCGATCCAGCGCCAGTTCCACCACCTCGTGCGCACCGTGCCGGGCCGCGGCCGCCTGATCGTCAACGGCCACGACGAACGACTGCGCGAAGTGCTGGCGATGGGCTGCTGGACGCCGGTGGAACGTTTCGGTTTCGATGCGGCGTTCGAGTGGAGCGCGCGCAAGCTGCGCGAGGACGGCAGTGCCTTTGCTGTCGTCCACGACGGAAACGAAGTCGGCACGGTCGAATGGCCGCTGCTCGGCGACCACAACGTGTCGAACGGCCTCGCCGCGCTCGCGGCCTGCAATGCGGTCGGCGTCGACATCGCGGCCATCCTCCCCGCGCTCGCCGACTTCCGCAGCGTCAAGCGGCGGCTGGAAGTGATCGGCGAAGCCGACGGCATCGTCGTCTACGACGACTTCGCCCACCATCCGACCGCGATCGCGACCACGCTCGCCGGCCTGCGCGCCAAGGTCGGAAACGCACGGATCGTCGTGGCGATGGAACCGCGCAGCAATTCCATGCGCCTGGGCGCGCACGCCGAGGCGCTGGCGCCCTCGCTCGACGGCGCCGACGCAGTGGTGTTCCTCGCCCGCCCGGAATTGCCGTGGGACGCGAACAAGGTCGTGTCCGCGCTCAAGGGCGAAGGCCATGTCGTCGCCGACGCCGATGCGCTGATCGCCAAATTGCGCACCATCGCGCGTGCTGGCGACCACGTAGTATTCATGTCGAATGGCGGTTTCGATGGCGCGCCGCGCAGGTTCTTCGCGGCGCTGCGTTCCCGCGACTGA